The Hemicordylus capensis ecotype Gifberg chromosome 6, rHemCap1.1.pri, whole genome shotgun sequence genome window below encodes:
- the LOC128328758 gene encoding neuronal pentraxin-1-like → MAWHWTLLCLVFSPLAPASEYGLPKFICSPMPLDMDNGCQSTSQQRHGAGANSGGNGHWVGTLEEAKETILHLRETVVHQKEMILDQRETVRELTAKLSRCEVHSRRHGEHHSGHHEDNHSHSHGHGHLEGVHRGHHESGHHEGGHRAHHENGHRGHHENAHQSHHEDGHQGHHEDGHQGHREDGHRGHHEAGHRDPHESIHARENEYHHFGQREHHELQVGHTSHDAFRKGAAAANTMEDPPKETSAGVHQMERMLESLKERLEHLQHNRNSSVFSTSLRDALQKKISILEHQIHEKSNTSEPHEHSVPTAAGLRHKPVSHGHSVEKAQFHISDPLCPPGHKVEKHSEDFRVGFPLRTNYMYVKVKRTLHHEIFAFSICLWLKSSSAPGMGTPISYSVPGQANEVVLIEWGNNPMELLINDKAATLPLAINDAKWHHICVTWSTRDGIWESYQDGVRRGSGENLAPWHPVKPGGVFILGQEQDTLGGRFDATQAFIGEISDFNMWGHILTPGEVYKMATCTSHIGGDLINWAEASMELHGGVVKLPFNACH, encoded by the exons ATGGCCTGGCATTGGACACTGCTCTGCCTCGTCTTCTCTCCACTGGCACCCGCATCGGAATATGGCTTGCCCAAATTTATCTGCAGTCCTATGCCACTGGACATGGATAATGGCTGCCAGTCCACCAGCCAGCAGCGACATGGAGCAGGGGCGAACAGTGGGGGCAACGGGCACTGGGTAGGGACTCTAGAAGAAGCCAAGGAAACAATCCTGCACCTGCGGGAGACGGTGGTGCACCAGAAGGAGATGATTTTGGACCAGAGGGAGACGGTGCGAGAGTTGACGGCCAAACTGAGCCGCTGCGAAGTCCATTCCCGGAGGCATGGGGAGCACCATAGTGGTCACCATGAAGACAATCATAGCCATAGCCATGGCCATGGGCATCTTGAGGGGGTCCACCGAGGCCATCATGAGAGTGGGCATCATGAGGGTGGGCATCGGGCCCATCATGAGAATGGTCACAGGGGACACCATGAGAATGCACATCAGAGTCACCATGAGGATGGTCATCAAGGTCATCATGAAGATGGTCATCAAGGTCACCGTGAGGATGGCCACAGGGGACATCATGAAGCTGGCCACCGAGATCCCCATGAAAGCATCCATGCCAGGGAGAATGAGTACCACCATTTTGGACAACGGGAGCACCATGAATTGCAGGTGGGGCACACCTCCCATGATGCCTTTCGCAAGGGGGCTGCGGCTGCCAACACCATGGAAGATCCACCCAAGGAGACATCTGCTGGGGTTCACCAGATGGAGAGGATGCTGGAATCACTCAAGGAGAGACTGGAGCATCTACAG CACAATCGGAACAGCTCTGTCTTCTCCACGTCACTGCGCGATGCTCTTCAGAAAAAGATAAGCATCTTGGAGCACCAGATCCATGAGAAATCAAACACTTCTGAGCCTCATGAACACAGTGTGCCAACAGCTGCAGGGCTAAGACACAAGCCCGTGTCCCATGGACACAGTGTTGAGAAAG CTCAGTTCCACATCTCTGATCCCCTCTGTCCTCCAGGGCACAAGGTGGAGAAGCATTCTGAGGATTTCCGTGTTGGCTTTCCCCTCCGCACCAATTATATGTACGTTAAAGTGAAGCGTACTCTCCACCATGAGATCTTTGCCTTCTCCATCTGCCTCTGGCTCAAATCCAGTTCAGCACCTGGGATGGGCACACCCATCTCATACTCTGTGCCAGGCCAGGCCAATGAAGTGGTGCTTATTGAATGGGGGAATAACCCAATGGAACTGCTCATCAATGACAAG GCTGCCACGTTGCCACTGGCCATTAACGATGCTAAGTGGCACCACATCTGTGTGACATGGTCAACTCGTGATGGCATTTGGGAATCTTACCAAGATGGGGTCCGGAGAGGGAGCGGAGAGAACCTGGCTCCTTGGCATCCTGTGAAACCTGGGGGTGTTTTcatactgggccaggagcag GACACTCTTGGTGGCCGTTTCGATGCTACTCAAGCCTTCATTGGGGAGATCTCAGATTTCAACATGTGGGGCCACATTTTGACGCCAGGCGAGGTTTACAAGATGGCGACCTGCACTAGTCACATTGGTGGTGACCTCATTAACTGGGCTGAGGCCTCCATGgagcttcatggaggagtggtTAAACTACCTTTTAATGCCTGCCACTGA